A single region of the Cyanobacterium sp. T60_A2020_053 genome encodes:
- a CDS encoding M10 family metallopeptidase C-terminal domain-containing protein: MRVLVLYSIRVTATIVIFPPLTFVGTYTVQDDFFKTATAPLTVTITGVNDAPVAVADTNSGLTKTIITGSVATNDYDVDDGTILTYSLISAVDGLTLNSDGSYSFDTSHASYSNLPFGQTLNVVANYQVKDEYDAFSNSSLTITLTAFGNNPTSGNDTLNGTTGDDILIGGQGADRLTGGKGADIFRYDSLVDIGDTITDFEVGIDKIDLSRVLLGIGYLGSDPHQLSF, translated from the coding sequence CTGCGAGTGCTGGTACTATACTCAATAAGAGTGACGGCAACTATAGTTATATTCCCCCCGTTGACTTTTGTCGGTACTTATACGGTTCAAGATGACTTTTTCAAGACTGCTACAGCGCCCCTCACCGTTACTATCACGGGGGTAAATGATGCGCCCGTCGCCGTTGCTGATACCAATAGCGGTTTAACGAAAACAATTATTACCGGTTCGGTGGCTACCAACGATTATGACGTGGATGATGGCACAATCTTGACCTATAGTCTGATCTCTGCTGTGGATGGTTTAACCTTGAACTCTGACGGTAGTTATAGCTTTGATACTAGCCATGCTAGTTACAGTAATCTGCCTTTTGGTCAAACTCTTAATGTGGTGGCTAACTATCAAGTTAAGGATGAGTATGACGCATTTAGCAACAGCAGTCTGACGATTACGCTGACGGCATTTGGTAATAATCCCACCAGTGGTAATGATACTCTTAATGGTACTACTGGTGATGATATTTTAATCGGTGGTCAAGGGGCAGATCGCCTAACGGGTGGGAAGGGCGCTGATATTTTCCGCTATGACAGTTTGGTGGATATTGGTGATACTATCACCGATTTTGAGGTTGGTATCGATAAAATTGACCTCAGTCGAGTTTTACTCGGTATTGGTTATCTTGGCAGTGATCCTCATCAATTAAGTTTCTAA